CTATTGATTTTCACTAAAAAGAGTTAAATTCAAATAATATTGGAATTAGAACCGATAAATCGGAGGATTATGAGAGCAAAAAAGACAACTGCCTGGTCGTATACTCCGGCTCTTGTCGTATTCTTCGGCATTGTTTCTTTGCTGTTTTTTATGATAAGTATAAAATACATCATCAACCAAAAACATGAAACGAAAATTGCCGAGTTGGAGGAAACGATTTTGCAGACCAAGGCGGCGGTAACCACGGATGCCGTCCGTCAATTCAACATTCAGAAGGTCATCTCGATCATCGATCAATACAACACCGTAATGCCGCGAGCGAAAAAGTACGAGATTGCCGAAGAGATCTACAACATGTCTCTAAAATATCCCAACCTCAGCGTCGATTTGCTGTGCGCAGCGATCACCCATGAAAGCGCGGGCACCTGGGATCCTGCCATCAAATCACCGGCCGGAGCTATTGGACTCATGCAGATTATGCCCGCCACAGGCATGTTTATCGCCGCGCAGGAAGGTATTCCGTGGACTTCCGCCGTCGAAATCCTGACGGATCCCATCTACAACATTCGCATCGGCGCGAGGTATCTCTCCACCTTAATCGAATTGTATGATGTCGACGGCGGCCTGGCCGCTTATAACAGCGGTGAAATGCGCGCCGCCCTCTGGATGAAAAGCGGCAAAAAAGCCGGTATTCTTCCCAAAGAAACACAGCATTACATCCCCT
The DNA window shown above is from candidate division KSB1 bacterium and carries:
- a CDS encoding transglycosylase SLT domain-containing protein, with the protein product MRAKKTTAWSYTPALVVFFGIVSLLFFMISIKYIINQKHETKIAELEETILQTKAAVTTDAVRQFNIQKVISIIDQYNTVMPRAKKYEIAEEIYNMSLKYPNLSVDLLCAAITHESAGTWDPAIKSPAGAIGLMQIMPATGMFIAAQEGIPWTSAVEILTDPIYNIRIGARYLSTLIELYDVDGGLAAYNSGEMRAALWMKSGKKAGILPKETQHYIPSIQRLYKEYASFTM